A single genomic interval of Aythya fuligula isolate bAytFul2 chromosome 28, bAytFul2.pri, whole genome shotgun sequence harbors:
- the LOC116499599 gene encoding putative small proline-rich protein 5: protein MCSRGSCHSRETSCHGSRSSCHDSGSSCHYTFQREPVPQFPCVTPCCPPVQRYCPPVQTYCPPVQRYCPPVQPYCPQYTKNICKLPPTYPKY from the coding sequence ATGTGCTCCCGTGGATCCTGCCACAGCCGCGAGACCTCCTGCCACGGCTCCCGCTCCTCCTGCCATGACTCTGGGTCCTCCTGCCACTATACCTTCCAGAGGGAACCCGTCCCACAGTTCCCCTGTGTGACGCCATGCTGCCCCCCCGTGCAGCGCTACTGCCCCCCTGTGCAGACCTACTGCCCCCCTGTGCAGCGCTACTGCCCCCCTGTGCAGCCCTACTGCCCCCAGTACACCAAGAACATCTGCAAGCTGCCGCCAACATACCCCAAGTACTAG
- the LOC116499501 gene encoding putative small proline-rich protein 5, with the protein MCSRGSCHSRETSCHGSRSSCHDSGPSCHSTFQREPVPQFPCVTPCCPPVQRYCPPVQTYCPPVQRYCPPVQPYCPQYTKNICKLPPTYPKY; encoded by the coding sequence ATGTGCTCCCGTGGATCCTGCCACAGCCGCGAGACCTCCTGCCACGGCTCCCGCTCCTCCTGCCATGACTCGGGACCCTCTTGCCATTCCACCTTCCAGAGGGAACCTGTGCCACAGTTCCCCTGTGTGacgccctgctgcccccccgtGCAGCGCTACTGCCCCCCCGTGCAGACCTACTGCCCCCCTGTGCAGCGCTACTGCCCTCCCGTGCAGCCCTACTGCCCCCAGTACACCAAGAACATCTGCAAGCTGCCGCCAACGTACCCCAAGTACTAG
- the LOC116499502 gene encoding putative small proline-rich protein 5 → MCSRGSCHSRETSCHSSGSSCHGSRSSCHDSGPSCHSTFQREPVPQFPCVTPCCPPVQRYCPPVQTYCPPVQRYCPPVQPYCPQYTKNICKLPPTYPKY, encoded by the coding sequence ATGTGCTCCCGTGGATCCTGCCACAGCCGCGAGACCTCCTGCCATAGCTCAGGGTCCTCCTGCCACGGCTCCCGCTCCTCCTGCCATGACTCGGGACCCTCTTGCCATTCCACCTTCCAGAGGGAACCTGTGCCACAGTTCCCCTGTGTGacgccctgctgcccccccgtGCAGCGCTACTGCCCCCCCGTGCAGACCTACTGCCCCCCTGTGCAGCGCTACTGCCCTCCCGTGCAGCCCTACTGCCCCCAGTACACCAAGAACATCTGCAAGCTGCCGCCAACGTACCCCAAGTACTAG